A single window of Hylaeus volcanicus isolate JK05 chromosome 8, UHH_iyHylVolc1.0_haploid, whole genome shotgun sequence DNA harbors:
- the LOC128881038 gene encoding uncharacterized protein LOC128881038, producing the protein MADITEQKGGKVDAQMEIKVEPTMQCYVEEEHENGFPAFDSNGAIPSSADVGALNLWTSKATTCLISQYKKYRSMVGQSTQIRSLREMFEMISLEMQNYGFYFSPQKCENKWRVLERKYKNLVFRERLKKPGRMRHYGHWEHKRALDEIFNEKKRHMYLEESDLPLATGSAKYTFILPKPSSTEEQSTTTDRQQHEDPLAAPTPNSSTNNKTEELDQTGALNVLFEKFFDEMSKNLAIAEKNKEKRHKEEMAMRQNELEIQKSILKLKEQKLELQRCQIIAAAQHLHLNM; encoded by the exons ATGGCAGATATTACAGAACAGAAAG GGGGAAAGGTCGACGCTCAAATGGAAATCAAGGTGGAACCGACGATGCAGTGTTACGTCGAAGAGGAACATGAGAACGGTTTCCCTGCTTTCGACAGTAACGGGGCAATACCTTCCAGTGCCGACGTTGGCGCTTTGAATCTGTGGACCAGCAAGGCAACTACGTGTCTCATCAGCCAgtacaaaaaatatcgatcgatGGTAGGGCAATCAACGCAGATCCGTAGTTTGCGCGAAATGTTTGAGATGATATCTCTCGAAATGCAAAATTACGGATTTTACTTCAGCCCGCAGAAGTGCGAGAACAAGTGGCGCGTACTGGAACGTAAGTACAAGAACCTCGTGTTTCGGGAACGTTTGAAGAAGCCGGGCAGAATGAGACATTACGGCCACTGGGAGCACAAAAGAGCGCTAGACGAAATCTTCaacgagaaaaagagacaTATGTATTTGGAAGAGAGCGATTTACCGCTAGCAACCGGCTCGGCAAAGTACACGTTCATATTACCGAAACCGTCGTCGACAGAAGAGCAGAGCACCACGACCGATCGTCAACAACACGAAGACCCTCTGGCGGCGCCGACGCCGAACTCCTCGACGAACAACAAAACGGAGGAGTTGGATCAAACGGGAGCCTTGAACGTGCTCTTTGAGAAGTTCTTCGACGAGATGTCGAAAAACTTGGCGATCGCGGAGAAGAACAAGGAGAAGAGGCACAAAGAAGAGATGGCGATGAGGCAGAACGAATTAGAGATCCAGAAGAGTATTCTGAAGTTAAAGGAACAGAAGCTTGAACTGCAAAGATGTCAAATTATCGCTGCAGCTCAACACTTGCATCTAAACATGTAG